In one Microbacterium invictum genomic region, the following are encoded:
- a CDS encoding L-ribulose-5-phosphate 4-epimerase, with protein sequence MTSAELQAAIDAVRADTAALHAQLVRYNLIVWTGGNVSGRVPGADLFVIKPSGVSYDDLAPENMILCDLNGNVVPGTPGSDRSPSSDTAAHAYVYRNMPGVGGVVHTHSTFAVAWAARGEEIPCVITAMADEFGGPIPIGPFAIIGDDSIGRGIVETLTGHRSRAVLMQNHGPFTIGVSAKDAVKAAVMVEDVARTVHFAREAGPLIPIPQEAIDRLYDRYQNVYGQSTDARRDAEETP encoded by the coding sequence ATGACGAGCGCGGAACTGCAGGCAGCGATCGACGCGGTGCGCGCCGACACGGCGGCCCTCCACGCCCAGCTGGTGCGTTACAACCTGATCGTGTGGACCGGCGGAAACGTATCGGGCCGGGTGCCCGGTGCGGACCTGTTCGTGATCAAGCCGTCGGGGGTCTCGTATGACGACCTGGCGCCGGAGAACATGATCCTGTGCGACCTGAACGGCAACGTCGTGCCGGGGACGCCGGGCAGCGACCGCAGCCCGTCGAGCGACACCGCCGCGCACGCGTACGTGTACCGGAATATGCCCGGTGTCGGGGGAGTGGTGCACACCCACTCGACGTTCGCGGTGGCGTGGGCGGCGCGCGGCGAGGAGATCCCGTGCGTGATCACGGCGATGGCCGACGAGTTCGGCGGGCCGATCCCGATCGGTCCGTTCGCGATCATCGGCGACGACTCGATCGGCCGCGGAATCGTCGAGACGCTGACCGGCCACCGCTCGCGCGCGGTGCTGATGCAGAACCACGGGCCGTTCACCATCGGGGTCTCGGCCAAGGATGCGGTCAAGGCCGCGGTGATGGTCGAGGATGTCGCCCGCACGGTGCATTTCGCGCGTGAGGCCGGGCCGCTGATCCCGATTCCGCAGGAGGCGATCGACCGCCTCTACGACCGTTACCAAAACGTCTACGGCCAGTCCACGGACGCGCGCCGCGACGCGGAGGAGACCCCGTGA
- a CDS encoding xylulokinase: MTAGIAQAIRDGRAVLGIELGSTRIKACLVLADDPSTVLAVGNHAWENRFVDRLWTYAIDDVWAGLQAAYADLVADVGDRYDVALESLAAIGVSAMMHGYLAFGEDGEILTGFRTWRNTNTDRSAAVLSELFGLNIPLRWSIAHLYQAVLDEEPHVTDVRFFTTLAGYVHWKLTGRKVLGVGDASGMFPIDSATHDYDAGLLEKFDRLVSGSGLRHPLIDLLPEALRAGQTAGELTASGALLLDPTGMLHAGARLCPPEGDAGTGMVATNSVATRTGNVSAGTSIFAMVVLERPLKNVHHELDLVTTPAGDAVAMVHCNNGASELAAWVGLFMRFSAASGQRVTDDEVFDTLFREAIGGESDAGGLLSYNHLAGEPIAGLAEGRPLFVRTPDSRFTLGNLMRAQLYGVFGTLALGMRVLADEGAELDRMFAHGGLFRTADVAQRFLAGALDVPVSVGATASEGGAWGIAVLAVFRHVVARGDTSDLSSFLDTRVFAGVDVKTVMPDPADVSGFADYLHRYRLGLAVEASAVATLRSEGLAL; the protein is encoded by the coding sequence GTGACGGCGGGCATCGCGCAGGCGATCCGCGACGGTCGCGCGGTGCTGGGCATCGAGCTCGGCTCGACCCGCATCAAGGCGTGCCTCGTGCTGGCCGACGACCCGTCGACGGTGCTCGCGGTGGGGAACCACGCGTGGGAGAACCGGTTCGTCGACCGGCTGTGGACGTACGCGATCGACGATGTGTGGGCGGGGCTGCAGGCGGCCTACGCCGACCTGGTCGCCGACGTCGGCGACCGCTACGACGTCGCGCTCGAGTCGCTGGCCGCGATCGGCGTGTCGGCGATGATGCACGGGTACCTGGCCTTCGGCGAGGACGGTGAGATTCTCACGGGGTTCCGCACGTGGCGCAACACCAACACCGACCGCTCGGCCGCGGTGCTGTCCGAGCTCTTCGGTCTCAACATCCCGCTGCGCTGGTCCATCGCCCACCTGTACCAGGCGGTGCTCGACGAGGAGCCGCACGTCACCGACGTGCGCTTCTTCACGACCCTCGCCGGCTACGTCCACTGGAAGCTCACTGGGCGCAAAGTGCTCGGCGTGGGCGACGCGTCGGGCATGTTCCCCATCGACTCCGCCACACACGACTACGACGCCGGCCTGCTCGAGAAGTTCGACCGGCTCGTGTCCGGCTCCGGGTTGCGTCATCCGTTGATCGACCTCCTGCCCGAGGCCCTTCGAGCCGGTCAGACGGCGGGCGAGCTGACCGCTTCGGGCGCTCTCCTGCTCGACCCGACGGGAATGCTCCACGCCGGCGCGCGCCTCTGCCCGCCGGAGGGCGATGCCGGAACGGGAATGGTGGCTACCAACTCGGTGGCCACCCGCACAGGCAACGTCAGCGCCGGCACGAGCATCTTCGCGATGGTCGTGCTCGAGCGTCCCCTCAAGAACGTGCATCACGAGCTCGATCTCGTGACCACGCCCGCAGGTGACGCGGTGGCGATGGTCCACTGCAACAACGGCGCGAGCGAGCTGGCCGCGTGGGTCGGCCTGTTCATGAGGTTCTCCGCCGCCTCGGGCCAGCGTGTGACGGACGACGAAGTGTTCGACACGCTGTTTCGCGAGGCAATCGGGGGCGAGTCGGACGCGGGCGGCTTGCTTTCGTACAACCATCTCGCCGGTGAGCCGATCGCCGGCCTCGCCGAGGGCCGTCCGCTGTTCGTGCGCACGCCCGACAGTCGCTTCACCCTCGGCAACCTGATGCGGGCTCAGCTGTATGGCGTGTTCGGGACCCTGGCCCTCGGGATGCGCGTGCTAGCCGACGAAGGCGCAGAACTGGATCGCATGTTCGCTCACGGAGGTCTGTTCCGGACGGCGGACGTGGCCCAGCGGTTCCTCGCCGGCGCGCTCGACGTCCCGGTTTCGGTTGGAGCGACGGCTTCGGAGGGCGGGGCGTGGGGTATCGCCGTTCTCGCTGTGTTCCGTCACGTCGTTGCGCGAGGGGACACATCGGATCTCTCGTCGTTCCTCGATACCCGTGTGTTCGCGGGTGTCGACGTAAAGACCGTTATGCCCGATCCGGCGGACGTCAGCGGCTTCGCCGATTATCTCCACCGCTACCGCCTCGGCCTCGCGGTCGAAGCATCCGCCGTCGCCACCCTCCGATCCGAAGGACTCGCACTCTAA
- a CDS encoding glycoside hydrolase 5 family protein has translation MWSEYDAGLVESELIAMRDLGMTITRSFMYWPDFMPTPHSLDTQALANFRHFLDLHENLGMGTIPTFLVGHMSGENWDPEWRQGRSLFGDVWFVARQAWYVREATAAFADHPAVRGWLLTNEVPIYADWKTRGVGTVNHEEVTSWAQILIDAIRAGGGRQPVSVGDGAWGVEVLGADSGFRVRELAPLVDFHGPHVYRMENDPVRQHLGAAFICELLDIEGRPVVMEEFGVSSDYVSGDNAAHYYRQVLHNTFLAGARGWLAWNNTDYDALFERAPYSHHPFEMHFGLTDAGGAAKPQALEMKQFADLMHRLGVEHLTRPDTDVALVIPAYLESLFPFTQPEDAASVFEVSRQAYVASREADLPIGVAREADGLPDDCALYLLPSAKQLTAPSWKRLHERVADGAIVYASVFHGEHGVQRGPWWPNLDQTFGVVKQSRYGLVEPVDEKTVTLRFVQAFGQIAEGEQLTFPVAGTPNSRAFLPVVAASADVVAVDGAGRPALLRNRVGRGEFVLCTYPLEHFAARTPDVNPEPTWRLYAALATEAGVTVHVRSDDPRVLVDRVDHADGRHFAWFVSQASQPLVIAPRYEGELRDLSGDVIEEIALDAFGVVVVEHVPVAR, from the coding sequence ATGTGGAGCGAGTACGACGCGGGACTGGTCGAGAGCGAGCTGATTGCGATGCGCGACCTGGGAATGACGATCACGCGCAGCTTCATGTACTGGCCGGACTTCATGCCCACCCCGCATTCGCTGGACACTCAGGCGCTGGCGAATTTCCGGCACTTCCTCGACCTTCACGAGAACCTCGGGATGGGAACGATTCCGACGTTCCTCGTCGGCCACATGTCGGGTGAGAACTGGGACCCCGAGTGGCGGCAGGGACGCAGTCTCTTCGGCGACGTCTGGTTCGTCGCCCGTCAAGCGTGGTACGTGCGAGAGGCGACGGCAGCGTTTGCCGACCATCCGGCGGTCAGGGGATGGCTGCTCACGAACGAAGTGCCTATCTATGCGGACTGGAAGACGCGCGGCGTCGGCACGGTGAACCACGAAGAGGTCACCAGCTGGGCCCAGATTCTGATCGATGCCATCCGTGCGGGGGGTGGTCGCCAGCCCGTATCCGTAGGTGACGGTGCGTGGGGGGTGGAGGTGCTCGGGGCCGACAGCGGTTTTCGAGTGCGGGAACTTGCGCCGTTGGTCGACTTCCACGGACCTCACGTCTACCGGATGGAGAATGACCCCGTGCGCCAGCACCTGGGGGCAGCGTTCATCTGCGAGCTCCTCGACATCGAGGGCCGCCCGGTGGTCATGGAGGAGTTCGGGGTCAGCAGCGACTACGTCAGTGGTGACAACGCCGCTCACTACTACCGCCAGGTCCTCCACAACACCTTTCTCGCCGGCGCACGCGGGTGGCTGGCGTGGAACAACACTGATTACGACGCGCTCTTCGAGCGAGCGCCGTACTCTCACCACCCATTCGAGATGCACTTCGGACTGACTGACGCGGGTGGCGCCGCCAAGCCGCAAGCGCTGGAGATGAAGCAGTTCGCCGACCTGATGCACCGGCTCGGTGTGGAGCACCTCACGCGCCCGGACACCGACGTCGCGCTTGTGATCCCCGCCTACCTGGAGAGCCTCTTCCCTTTCACCCAACCCGAGGACGCCGCTTCGGTCTTCGAAGTCAGCCGTCAGGCGTATGTCGCCTCGCGAGAGGCGGACCTACCGATCGGCGTGGCCCGGGAAGCCGACGGGTTACCGGACGACTGCGCGCTCTACCTGCTTCCTTCGGCGAAGCAGCTCACCGCCCCGTCCTGGAAGCGCCTCCACGAGCGGGTTGCGGACGGCGCGATCGTCTACGCGTCCGTGTTCCACGGGGAGCACGGCGTGCAGCGAGGTCCGTGGTGGCCGAATCTCGACCAGACGTTCGGTGTCGTCAAGCAGTCACGGTACGGCCTGGTGGAACCGGTCGATGAGAAGACAGTCACCCTCCGATTCGTTCAGGCATTCGGCCAGATCGCCGAGGGCGAGCAGCTCACCTTTCCGGTCGCCGGCACTCCGAACTCCCGAGCGTTTCTCCCGGTCGTTGCCGCATCTGCGGATGTGGTCGCGGTGGACGGGGCCGGTCGGCCGGCGTTGCTGCGAAATCGTGTCGGCCGAGGCGAGTTTGTGCTCTGCACCTACCCGCTGGAGCATTTCGCGGCTCGGACACCGGACGTCAATCCGGAGCCGACGTGGAGGCTGTACGCCGCCCTCGCGACCGAAGCCGGCGTCACCGTCCATGTGAGGAGCGACGACCCGCGCGTGCTCGTGGATCGCGTCGACCACGCCGACGGTCGCCACTTTGCATGGTTCGTCAGCCAGGCGTCGCAACCGCTCGTGATCGCTCCGCGCTACGAGGGTGAACTGAGAGACCTCTCCGGCGACGTGATCGAAGAGATCGCACTCGACGCCTTCGGCGTGGTGGTTGTCGAGCATGTCCCGGTGGCACGCTGA
- a CDS encoding ROK family protein encodes MTSPAPRRGVDDAEVVLAIDIGGTKVSAALVAPEGRIIEGSKARRATGRDLNCEGFTAVIDDLIREALQSLPVGRSIRAVGIGSAGPVERSAGCVSPVNLPALKAFPIRDVVATRVPGVPVRLALDGTCIALAEHRLGAARGARNSLSMVVSTGIGGGFVIEGRVAHGSTGNAGHIGQTRIEPWEGGDPHHGTLEAIASGPNTVAWARARGWHGSSGEDLAIAYSAGDRIAREAVTRSARAVGQAIANACTLLDLDVVVLAGGFVDVAEDYTAIAQDHAREVALLPYAREALVIGTGLDGDGPILGAGLVGLLDEGQSHDEFRRRRRDPASPSDKGRDLP; translated from the coding sequence ATGACAAGTCCAGCCCCCCGCAGAGGTGTCGACGACGCCGAGGTCGTGCTCGCCATTGACATCGGCGGCACGAAAGTGTCGGCCGCGCTCGTGGCACCTGAGGGTCGCATCATCGAGGGGTCCAAGGCGCGACGCGCGACGGGCCGCGACCTGAACTGCGAGGGCTTCACGGCAGTCATCGACGATCTCATCCGCGAAGCGCTGCAGTCCCTTCCGGTCGGCCGGTCCATACGCGCCGTCGGAATCGGGTCGGCCGGGCCGGTGGAGAGGTCTGCAGGGTGTGTCAGCCCCGTCAACCTGCCGGCGTTGAAGGCGTTCCCGATCCGCGACGTCGTGGCCACCCGAGTGCCTGGCGTGCCCGTGCGTCTGGCCCTGGACGGAACCTGCATCGCCTTGGCAGAACACCGCCTCGGGGCGGCGCGGGGAGCTCGCAACTCGCTATCCATGGTGGTCTCGACCGGCATCGGAGGCGGATTCGTCATCGAGGGCAGGGTGGCCCACGGATCCACCGGCAACGCCGGCCATATCGGGCAGACGAGAATCGAACCGTGGGAAGGCGGGGACCCGCACCACGGCACCCTCGAGGCGATCGCGTCCGGGCCGAACACGGTCGCCTGGGCACGCGCGCGCGGATGGCACGGTTCTTCCGGTGAGGATCTCGCCATCGCCTATTCGGCCGGGGATCGAATCGCGCGCGAGGCCGTCACCCGATCGGCCCGCGCAGTGGGCCAGGCCATCGCGAACGCGTGCACGCTGCTCGACCTCGACGTCGTCGTGCTCGCGGGCGGGTTCGTCGACGTTGCGGAGGATTACACCGCCATCGCACAGGACCACGCTCGGGAGGTCGCTCTGCTGCCGTACGCACGCGAGGCGCTGGTCATCGGCACGGGGCTCGACGGGGACGGACCCATCCTGGGGGCCGGATTGGTTGGCCTTCTCGACGAGGGTCAGTCGCACGACGAGTTCCGGCGACGACGAAGAGATCCGGCGTCCCCAAGCGATAAGGGGCGCGATCTTCCATGA
- a CDS encoding ribose-5-phosphate isomerase encodes MPEPLRVVIGSDDAGFDYKEIFKKDLEQNAGVVSVVDVGVDAEGHTPYPRVAIEAAQRVAAGDADRALLICGTGLGVAIAANKVPGIRAVTAHDSFSVERGVLSNNAQVLTLGQRVVGIELARRLVREWLTYRFDASSASADKVAVIDEFEVTGTC; translated from the coding sequence ATGCCTGAACCCCTGCGAGTCGTGATCGGCTCCGACGACGCCGGCTTCGACTACAAGGAGATTTTCAAGAAGGATCTCGAGCAGAACGCCGGCGTTGTGTCCGTCGTCGACGTGGGTGTGGACGCCGAGGGGCATACGCCCTATCCGAGGGTGGCAATCGAGGCTGCTCAGCGCGTCGCGGCCGGTGATGCCGACCGCGCGCTGCTCATCTGCGGGACCGGGCTCGGGGTCGCGATCGCGGCCAACAAGGTTCCCGGGATCCGCGCTGTCACGGCGCACGACAGCTTCTCCGTCGAGCGTGGCGTGCTCTCCAACAACGCGCAGGTCCTCACACTGGGACAGCGCGTCGTCGGCATCGAACTCGCCCGCCGTCTGGTCCGCGAGTGGCTCACCTACCGATTCGATGCCTCTTCGGCCTCCGCCGACAAGGTCGCCGTCATCGACGAGTTCGAGGTCACGGGTACCTGTTGA
- a CDS encoding 3-hydroxyacyl-CoA dehydrogenase family protein, whose amino-acid sequence MTMTNRETRSVYAVVGSGYMGGGIAQALALSGAEVRVADVDLEVARSNRERLITEAQQYSREGLFPDHAADTIAEQLTAATVEDAVVGASFIEEAVPEKIQIKHTTLARISAAADPTAIIGTNTSTILIRELAEAVTNPARFLGVHFSNPAPFIPGVELIPHDHTKPSVVASVERIIESTGKQIAVVKDAVGFVLNRLQYALFHEATQLVEEGVATPDDIDTIVRTTFGFRLPFFGPFAIADMAGLDVYAFCYASLQTAFPERFATPQILKELVDAGALGTKSGAGFLDIPADRTHELTAYRNKAYVAMGELLRELGPAPARVAERGR is encoded by the coding sequence ATGACGATGACCAACCGAGAGACGCGGTCCGTGTATGCCGTGGTCGGCAGTGGATACATGGGCGGGGGAATTGCCCAGGCCCTCGCACTATCCGGAGCAGAGGTGCGGGTCGCCGACGTCGACCTAGAGGTGGCACGAAGCAACCGCGAACGGCTGATCACCGAAGCGCAGCAGTACAGTCGCGAGGGTCTCTTCCCGGATCATGCCGCGGACACCATCGCCGAACAGCTCACCGCGGCCACGGTCGAAGACGCCGTGGTTGGTGCGAGCTTCATCGAAGAGGCGGTCCCGGAGAAGATCCAGATCAAGCACACCACGCTGGCACGTATCTCCGCCGCTGCAGATCCCACCGCGATCATCGGAACCAACACCTCGACGATCCTCATCCGGGAACTTGCCGAGGCGGTGACGAACCCGGCCCGGTTCCTCGGCGTCCACTTCTCCAATCCGGCACCGTTCATCCCCGGCGTCGAGCTGATCCCGCACGACCATACGAAGCCGTCCGTTGTGGCGTCGGTAGAGAGGATCATCGAATCCACAGGCAAGCAGATCGCAGTGGTGAAGGATGCCGTCGGGTTCGTGCTGAACCGCCTGCAGTACGCGCTGTTCCACGAGGCCACACAACTCGTGGAGGAGGGCGTCGCAACGCCCGACGACATCGACACCATCGTGCGGACCACTTTCGGCTTCCGGCTTCCGTTCTTCGGGCCGTTCGCGATTGCCGACATGGCCGGCCTGGACGTCTACGCATTCTGTTATGCCTCGTTGCAGACCGCATTCCCTGAGAGGTTCGCCACTCCGCAGATCCTGAAGGAGCTGGTCGATGCGGGAGCGCTCGGAACGAAGTCCGGCGCCGGGTTCCTCGACATCCCAGCAGACCGCACCCATGAGCTGACCGCCTACCGCAATAAGGCATACGTCGCCATGGGTGAACTGCTGCGCGAACTCGGACCCGCTCCTGCGCGGGTGGCCGAGCGGGGGCGCTGA
- a CDS encoding triose-phosphate isomerase family protein, with protein MSAQITVAVSLKTYFGQARARAWFAEVAPRASAHPAVLGGDVRLIVIPTYLQIAPALDAFAGTAVLVGAQDVSAFGPGPYTGEVTASELAELGVTVAEVGHAERRRLFDESDGVTAAKASAALAHGVIPVVCIGESERLGGPAAALANVEQLTANLRGLAAGPVIVAYEPTWAIGAAEPAPEEHIAAVTRALRGALNADAARVDSVVIYGGSARPGLLTGLGDSVDGLFLGRFAHDPGALIAVLDEAAALADERRILTPCASDGWRTS; from the coding sequence ATGTCCGCGCAGATCACCGTGGCTGTGAGCCTCAAGACGTACTTCGGGCAGGCGCGAGCGCGCGCATGGTTCGCAGAAGTCGCTCCGCGCGCGTCCGCGCATCCTGCCGTTTTGGGCGGGGACGTCCGCCTCATCGTCATACCTACCTATCTGCAGATCGCCCCCGCACTCGACGCCTTCGCCGGCACCGCGGTGCTTGTCGGTGCTCAGGATGTGTCGGCTTTCGGCCCAGGCCCGTACACGGGCGAGGTGACTGCTTCCGAGTTGGCGGAGCTCGGCGTGACGGTCGCCGAGGTCGGCCACGCCGAGCGCAGACGACTCTTCGACGAGTCCGACGGCGTGACGGCCGCGAAAGCGAGCGCAGCTCTCGCCCACGGTGTGATTCCGGTGGTGTGCATCGGTGAGAGCGAGCGACTCGGCGGCCCTGCGGCCGCGCTCGCCAACGTCGAGCAGCTCACGGCCAACCTCAGGGGACTTGCTGCAGGACCAGTGATCGTGGCCTACGAGCCGACCTGGGCCATCGGGGCTGCGGAGCCGGCCCCCGAGGAGCACATCGCGGCCGTGACGCGTGCTCTTCGAGGAGCCCTGAACGCGGACGCCGCTCGCGTCGACAGCGTCGTCATCTACGGAGGCTCGGCGCGCCCCGGACTGCTCACCGGTCTCGGTGACAGCGTTGACGGGCTCTTCCTGGGTCGCTTCGCGCACGACCCCGGCGCCCTCATCGCAGTGCTGGACGAAGCAGCCGCTCTTGCCGATGAGCGCCGCATCCTCACGCCTTGCGCGTCCGACGGATGGCGGACGAGCTGA
- a CDS encoding sugar phosphate isomerase/epimerase, whose translation MHPFRPVDRHGVALHDAPAERWDELFRDVSRAGFTALEIADSHIRPADLTTSRRNELLSIAADNDVTLLSVHVQRQSVIQAGVGEANLAYAHRTIDAIAEMGMQVLSTGLHQPLTAAQRDAAWFWTVPGHADPRDEDIRALAVKRLRGLGRHAAEVGIPISLEMYEDTYLGTADSAVRLLEEIGLDNVGLNPDIGNLIRLHRPIEDWRAAYEKTLPYANYWHMKNYARDEIGGGQAYSCVPTTLELGFINYRDVVRTAVQGGYRGPFLMEHYGGDSLGVSATNRRYLQDLLASDASPRKHEPLALRRR comes from the coding sequence ATGCACCCGTTCCGCCCCGTCGACCGTCATGGTGTTGCGCTGCACGACGCACCTGCCGAGCGGTGGGACGAGCTCTTCCGCGACGTGAGTCGCGCCGGTTTCACGGCGCTCGAGATCGCGGACAGCCACATCCGACCAGCCGACCTGACCACCTCGCGGCGTAACGAGCTCCTTTCTATCGCCGCAGACAACGACGTGACGCTGCTGTCCGTCCACGTGCAGCGCCAGAGCGTCATCCAAGCCGGCGTTGGTGAAGCCAATCTGGCCTACGCCCACCGAACCATCGACGCGATCGCGGAAATGGGGATGCAGGTCCTCTCCACCGGACTGCATCAGCCGTTGACAGCCGCGCAACGAGACGCCGCATGGTTCTGGACTGTTCCTGGTCACGCGGATCCTCGGGACGAAGACATTCGAGCCCTCGCCGTGAAGCGGTTGCGCGGACTGGGACGCCATGCGGCCGAGGTGGGTATCCCAATCTCCCTCGAGATGTACGAGGACACCTACCTGGGAACCGCCGACAGTGCGGTCCGGCTGCTCGAGGAAATCGGCCTGGACAACGTCGGCCTGAACCCGGACATCGGCAATCTGATCCGCCTGCACCGACCGATTGAGGACTGGCGGGCAGCGTACGAAAAAACCCTGCCGTACGCGAACTACTGGCACATGAAGAACTACGCCCGCGACGAGATCGGCGGCGGTCAGGCATACAGCTGCGTGCCCACCACCCTCGAACTCGGTTTCATCAACTACCGCGACGTCGTACGCACCGCAGTCCAGGGCGGATACCGAGGCCCCTTCCTGATGGAGCACTACGGCGGCGACAGCCTCGGGGTCAGCGCGACCAACAGACGGTACCTCCAAGATCTGCTCGCGTCCGACGCCTCACCCCGCAAGCATGAACCACTCGCCCTACGAAGGAGATGA
- a CDS encoding dihydroxyacetone kinase family protein, whose product MTRLWNDPSAFANEMIDGFVAAHGRYVRRVTGGVVRSTVSPAGQVAVVVGGGSGHYPSFGGLVGQGLAHGATMGNLFASPSTQQIYAVAKASENGGGVFLSYGNYAGDVLNFDAAQTRLRAEGIRCETVTVTDDISSAPADEAHTRRGIAGGLTVFRTAAAAAEAGYSLPDVTRAARLANDRCRSFGVAFTGCTLPGADQPLFRVPEGRMAIGLGIHGEAGLDETDVPTADELAELLVSRLLAERPASADARVVPILNGLGSVKYEEMFIVYRRIAELLEAVGLEIVDPHVGEYCTSFDMAGTSLTLFWLDDELADLWETPVDTPAYRRGSVVRAQQHADAPVAVVARDEVIAPGDEGSRAVAKTVVAAVQAIVETLDANVDELGRMDAIAGDGDHGIGMQRGSHAALAAALAAAGAGAGAGTTLSHAADAWADRAGGSSGALWGVMLRAVAAQLGDQGGPDAAAVATGVAAASREVTDYGKAEVGDKTLVDALVPFSSTLWQEVAAGASLTDAWCAAAAAATRAAAATADLISRVGRARTHGQSSLGTPDPGAHSLALIVTAVGDLLAARTSVAGSAHA is encoded by the coding sequence ATGACGCGCCTGTGGAACGATCCGTCTGCGTTTGCGAACGAGATGATCGACGGCTTCGTGGCCGCGCACGGCCGCTACGTCCGGCGCGTAACCGGCGGAGTGGTGCGCAGCACCGTGAGCCCTGCCGGCCAGGTCGCGGTGGTCGTGGGCGGCGGGTCGGGCCACTATCCCTCGTTCGGCGGGCTCGTCGGACAGGGCCTCGCGCACGGTGCCACGATGGGAAACCTGTTCGCGTCGCCGTCGACGCAGCAGATCTATGCGGTGGCGAAGGCTTCGGAAAACGGCGGCGGCGTGTTCCTCAGTTACGGCAACTATGCCGGCGATGTGCTCAACTTCGACGCAGCTCAGACGCGCCTGCGCGCCGAGGGCATCCGGTGCGAGACCGTCACCGTGACCGACGACATCTCCAGCGCCCCCGCCGACGAGGCGCACACCCGTCGGGGTATCGCGGGCGGTCTCACCGTCTTCCGCACCGCCGCTGCGGCAGCCGAGGCGGGCTACAGCCTGCCCGACGTGACCCGCGCGGCGCGCCTTGCGAATGACCGCTGTCGGTCGTTCGGCGTCGCCTTCACCGGGTGCACGCTGCCCGGCGCAGATCAACCCCTCTTCAGGGTGCCGGAAGGTCGCATGGCCATCGGGCTCGGCATCCACGGTGAGGCGGGTCTCGATGAGACCGACGTCCCCACCGCGGACGAGCTCGCGGAACTTCTCGTGTCGAGGCTGCTCGCCGAGCGTCCGGCGAGTGCCGACGCGCGAGTCGTACCGATCCTGAACGGACTGGGCTCGGTCAAGTACGAGGAGATGTTCATCGTCTACCGGCGCATCGCTGAGCTTCTGGAGGCTGTCGGACTCGAGATCGTCGACCCGCACGTGGGCGAGTACTGCACGAGCTTCGACATGGCGGGCACCTCGCTCACTCTGTTCTGGCTCGACGATGAGCTCGCCGATCTCTGGGAGACCCCCGTGGATACTCCCGCGTACCGGCGCGGATCTGTCGTCCGCGCGCAGCAGCATGCGGACGCCCCTGTCGCCGTCGTTGCCAGGGACGAGGTCATCGCTCCCGGCGATGAGGGGTCGCGAGCCGTCGCCAAGACGGTGGTCGCCGCCGTGCAGGCGATCGTCGAGACGCTCGATGCGAATGTCGACGAACTCGGCCGGATGGACGCGATCGCGGGCGACGGAGACCACGGCATCGGCATGCAGCGGGGGTCGCACGCCGCACTGGCAGCGGCGCTCGCGGCGGCCGGCGCCGGTGCGGGCGCCGGGACGACTCTCTCCCACGCGGCGGATGCCTGGGCCGATCGCGCCGGTGGCAGTTCGGGCGCGCTCTGGGGAGTGATGCTGCGCGCCGTTGCCGCCCAGCTCGGAGATCAGGGCGGTCCCGATGCCGCCGCCGTCGCGACCGGTGTGGCTGCAGCATCGCGCGAGGTCACCGACTACGGCAAGGCCGAGGTCGGCGACAAGACTCTCGTCGACGCCCTCGTTCCGTTCAGCTCCACGCTTTGGCAAGAGGTTGCCGCTGGAGCATCCCTCACCGACGCATGGTGCGCGGCCGCGGCCGCCGCGACGCGAGCGGCTGCGGCGACGGCGGATCTGATCTCCCGCGTAGGCCGTGCTCGCACGCACGGACAGAGCAGCCTCGGAACCCCGGACCCGGGCGCGCACTCGCTCGCGCTCATTGTGACTGCCGTGGGCGACCTGCTCGCGGCCCGAACCTCAGTGGCGGGGAGCGCGCATGCCTGA